One window from the genome of Dioscorea cayenensis subsp. rotundata cultivar TDr96_F1 unplaced genomic scaffold, TDr96_F1_v2_PseudoChromosome.rev07_lg8_w22 25.fasta BLBR01001573.1, whole genome shotgun sequence encodes:
- the LOC120256714 gene encoding putative disease resistance protein At1g50180, with the protein MAESAVSQVVTRLAGLLSQEFWLLYGLRDEVEWMERELRWIKCFLKDADAKGKRDERVKNWVNEVIQVAYLAEDAIDTFLIKVNHQSNGWLSHIKYRFKPSALIARHNVGVEIGKIKERLNEIKASREAYGIQNLSQYGDASNLISIIRRSHFSYQYSDDADVIRLFNDHKILLGRLMDQQQQRLCVISIFGIGGLGKTTLARKLYCDNAVNNHFHKRIWVTVSQENSLIGLLRKMLEEVRKIEKEKLEKMTENDLIDMLNDSLRTGRFLIVLDDIWLEDVWNQMQRSFLDVNNGSRVLITTRFLNVAKGADPRSTPYQLPLLIDDESMKLLLKKAFPHEDVEANFTNELLDIGLRLMHKCGGLPLALVVLGGLPIYKKTKHTVVWRRVLETMDWARRKTMPRNTCFEL; encoded by the exons ATGGCTGAATCCGCTGTTTCACAGGTGGTAACCAGGCTTGCCGGGCTCTTGTCTCAAGAATTCTGGTTGTTGTATGGATTGCGTGATGAGGTGGAGTGGATGGAAAGAGAGCTCCGTTGGATTAAATGCTTTCTCAAGGACGCTGAtgcaaaaggaaagagagatgAAAGGGTGAAGAACTGGGTGAATGAAGTAATACAAGTTGCTTACCTAGCTGAAGACGCCATTGATACTTTCCTCATTAAGGTGAATCATCAGTCCAATGGTTGGCTGAGTCACATCAAATACAG GTTTAAACCAAGCGCGTTGATAGCAAGGCATAATGTTGGTGTGGAGATTGGTAAGATAAAAGAAAGGCTTAATGAGATCAAGGCAAGCAGAGAAGCTTATGGGATTCAAAACTTGAGTCAGTATGGAGATGCTTCCAACTTAATATCCATAATAAGGAGAAGCCATTTCTCATATCAATATTCTGATGATGCTGATGTAATCAGGCTTTTTAATGATCACAAGATCCTACTGGGACGACTAATggatcaacaacaacaaaggcTTTGTGTCATTAGCATATTTGGCATTGGTGGTCTTGGCAAAACCACCCTTGCACGGAAACTCTACTGTGATAATGCTGTTAACAATCATTTCCACAAGCGCATTTGGGTAACAGTCTCTCAAGAAAATAGTTTAATAGGGCTTCTCAGAAAGATGCTTGAAGAAGTTCGGAAGATTGAAAAGGAGAAGTTGGAGAAAATGACAGAAAATGATTTGATAGACATGCTTAATGACTCACTAAGAACAGGAAGGTTTCTTATTGTATTGGATGATATTTGGCTAGAGGATGTATGGAATCAGATGCAAAGAAGTTTTCTGGATGTGAACAATGGAAGTAGGGTCTTGATCACCACTCGGTTTCTTAATGTTGCAAAGGGAGCAGATCCAAGAAGCACTCCGTACCAACTTCCGCTTTTGATTGATGATGAGAGTATGAAGCTTCTTCTCAAGAAGGCCTTTCCTCATGAAGATGTTGAGGCAAATTTCACCAATGAATTGCTTGATATCGGCCTTCGTCTCATGCACAAATGCGGTGGCCTACCTCTGGCTTTAGTTGTTCTTGGAGGTCTCCCTATCTATAAAAAGACAAAACACACTGTTGTGTGGCGAAGAGTGTTGGAGACGATGGATTGGGCGAGAAGGAAGACAATGCCAAGAAATACTTGCTTTGAGCTATGA